The nucleotide sequence GTGTACTGGGTGGTAATACTATCTTTTTCAACCGAAAGATTGAAAAACTCATTTGGAAGATCGATAGTAACCTCACTCATTCTTTCCGGGCTATTTGGAGTTTTTAGCTGAACAAAAAAGCTGGCATCAAACTTTTGCCATCGGTCTGAAGGATCGTGGTATGCAATAGCTTTTGCGAGTAATTCAGTTCCGCTAATTTCCTGAGCCAAAGTGACACATGGCAGTATTCCAATTAATATTCCCAAGAAAATAGTTCTCATATAGTGGATTTTTCAGAATAAATATAGAATAAAAAACCTTGCCCGATCAGAGCGCACGGGCAAGGTTAGAATATTTAATACATCAGATTACTTCTTGTAACTTCTGTAGTATTCTTCCAATAAATTGGTAAGAGCCGTCACCAGATCCTTTGTTTCCAGTAGCAAGCTGAAATACAAGGTTGTATTCTTCGGGCTGGATTCTTCGGTTCGAGTTCGTGCTATTTGCTTGTCGATCTTTTCTGAAACAAAGCGGAATAGTTCATTTTTCTTATCCAAGATGGAACTGATTTTTTCAATTTCCCGATTCTTAAAGATACTTTCTATTTCAGTTAGAAGTGCTTCGAGCGTATTGTCTATCTCCTGAAGGTCTTTTATCTGATTGAATCGAAGTGCTTTGTGATTATTGTTCACGTGTTTGTAACTCGCTTTGGCAATGTATTCCAAAGATTGAGTAACATCGGTGAGATATCCTAAAACAATGATATAGAAGTTACTTCCCCGCACACTTGTTTCATCCAGATTTTTAATAAAGTAGAAGATGTGATTACGCAGTTCTTCAACTTCATCGTCCAGTTTCTTAACCCCTTTTCTACTTTTCTTAAGTCGGGAGGTATCCTGCTTGGCTAATCCCCGAAGCATATCGCTGTAGATCTTATTCGTTCTTTTTACAACACTAACGATGGTATCTGCACTCTCTTCAATTATCCCTTGAACTGTGCTACTCGCAGCTTTTTTCAGTTTATCGGGAGCAGTTACCACGTTACTTCTCTTTTTGTGAACCATAAAGTTACGGATCAGGAGCAGAATGGCTAATAACAGCAATACGGGAATCATTACCTGCTGATTCCAATTAATAAGGAATGCAAGGGTTCCGGCAGCAACAAAGGCACTAAACGCTGTAAAGAACCATCCTCCAATGACATTTAAAACACCGGCTACTCTGTAGACTGCACTTTCTCGCCCCCATGCTCTGTCTGCCAGGGAAGTACCCATCGCCACCATAAACGTAACATAGGTTGTAGATAGCGGTAATTTCATCGATGTTGCTATAGAGATCAAAACTCCGGCCACGGTTAAGTTTATTGATGCCCGAATCATATCGAAAGCTGGAAGCTCATAGGATTTACTCTTGGGAAGAGCTACCACGGGTTTTTCAAAACGCGAGTTCATATTTTCCAAGGTAGATTTTGGCAGAATCATGCCTAACCCGGCAGATAGTTTGCTGCTTCCTTTTACGATAGCGCGTGAAAGCATATTTGGCTTAAATTTCTCATGTCCCTCGCCTTGTCTTGAAAGTCCGATCTCGGTATCGGTAACCGTTTTAGCTTTCTTCGAAAACCATAATGTTAGGACCATGACACCACCTGCAATAAACAGTAACATGGGTTCTGCCGGAACTTTGGTAGCAAGAATATTCATAGAGAATGCAGTAGCTGCTTCTCCCGATGCCGCCCAGGCTTCATACGAATGATAGGCTGCCATGGGTACACCAATAAAATTTACCAGGTCATTTCCGGAAAAGGCGAGCGCCAGTCCGAAGGTTCCTATTCCGATCACAAAAATGAGAATACTCTTTTTAAAGATCTTCATAAAAGCATAGGAGAATAAGGTCCAGAAAACAAAACTCCCGGCAATTAGCAGCAAAGTCTGATTCTCTAATATTCCTTGAAAATCTCCGTAATAGGGTGTTCCTTTAAGTCCCTTCAGAAAAATAAAATATCCGATAGCGGTAAGCGCAAAGCCCCCAAAGAGCGCTCCAAAATTCCTGATCTTCTTCTCATAATGAAAGGTAAATATAAGTCTCGAAAGGTATTGGACCAGCGCACCTACCGTAAATGCAATAACAACCGATAGCAGGATTCCGGAAATAATTTCGGTGGCTTTATCGGTATTAATATAGTTTCCAAGATCTGCCCAAGATTGAGTGTCATTAGCGCTTATTTTGATCAAGGCAACCACTACCGCGGCACCCAGCAATTCAAATACTATAGAAACTGTTGTAGATGTAGGCATTCCCAAAGTATTGAAAAAGTCTAACAACAGTATATCGGTGATCATAACCGCCATGAAAATAATCATGATCTCGTTAAAATAAAATTCACCCGGCACGAATATTCCTTTACGGGCAACTTCCATCATTCCACTGGAGAACACGGCGCCTATAAAAATTCCAAGACTTGCTATGATCATGATACTTTTAAAGGATATCGCTTTGGACCCAATGGCCGAGTTTAGAAAATTTACGGCGTCATTGCTCACTCCCACAATAAGGTCGGCAATGGCCAGAACGGCAAGAGCAACGAGCATAAATAAATAAAAATTTTCCATGAGTATGTTTAATTAAACTGGTGCAAATTTCTTATTAAAAAAGAGTTTATTTGTTACCAAATTGTTATGTATTTTCAGTTAAAAATGAAGGTCGAAACCAATTCGGAACTCAATATTATCCGGCTCTCCACCCCGAGACGTATAATTGATATCGGTTTGAACCTTTAGTTTATGTCCAACAATATATTTTGAAGCTCCCAGTGTGTACTGCTCACTATTGTCAGATCCGGTGATTGGATCGAAACTCAAGTTGGTAAAACGGCCCGCGACCTCATAATTATTCTTGAACAAATACCCGGCTTGAAAGTTAAAAGCATTTCCTGTTAACACAACATCTCCGGTAGGATTTCCTTCGGCGTCCATGGCAGGAAGCCCGTTTTCTTCTACTGCTATAGGTGCATCAGCATCTCGATTCGCATATTCGGCCATGATAGAGAGTCCATCGTATTTAAACATAGCATCTACAAATATCGTGGTAATATCGGTTTTGTACAGTCCGGTAGAGGTAAACATATAAGACCCTAAATTGCTCCGGGTTTTTACAGCATCATCATTATAATCGTATGTAGCGGCCAGCATAAGCTTCGGAGTTTTTTCTCTTTTCAGATCGCTCTGAACATAGTCTCCTCCTCCCTCAAATTCACCAAATGGAAGTACTTCTATCCTTCCGGTGTATTGATGTCCCCCTAGGTTCCCGGATACAATATTTCGTCCTTCCCCTTGCGATAGTGCAAATTTTTCACGGATAATAAAGCTTTCTGAAAGATTAGCGTGATGGCGAATTTGAATTCCAAGGTCACGGTCTATATTAAAGCGGCTGTTGAGTAAAGACCGGTCGATAAGCTGAAGGTTTGCTGAGGATACCACGCGTTCTACGTTTCCGGGAAGTTTAGTTTGCCCGGCCCATAGTTCGAAATTCTCATAAAAATTCCACATAATAACAGCGTCGAGAATATATCTGGGAGCATTGCCTGTAAATTGATTTGCTCCCGAAATATCACGGTTAGACAAACCAAGTTCAATTTTGTACTTCAACTTTGGTGAATAAGCAAAACCGTCAAATTTTAATCGGGCTCTTCTTATAAGAAAGTTTTGTTCGGGCTTACCATATGAATCCCCGTCGTGATCCCATTGAGACATTGCTCTAAACTGAATACGAGGCGCAAATTTAACGCTCCATGAGCTGTCTTTAGCGACAAGATTAAGCATTCCCTTGCCAAACTTGGTTTCTGTAATTTCTTGTGAATTGGCAGAAATGCATACGCATAACATAGCCACAAGAGTGAGGTAATGACATTTCATTTAATATCGATTCTAGTTTTTGTCGTTGCAAAGAACCGATTTCTATGTTAAGTTAATGTTATGCCATCGTAAAGAAACCGAGATAGGCAGTAATTTGAGGCACTTTAACAAGTCTTTATTATCGTAATTGTTATTTTGTTTATATTTTTGGCCTTTGTTAAATCAAATTGTCTCTGTATAAGTTTGAAATTCCTACCAAAAATATTCTTGTCATTTTTTCTCAGCCTTACCCTATTGGCACCGGTGATCATAAATGTAATTACAATGGATCCGGATGCAATAGTAGTAACCAATATTCTAGAAGAAGAGAATAAAAATACACTACAGTTCGATGTGGATGAGAAAAAGGTAGTGCTGAATCTTTATAAATGGTTTCAGGATTTTCAATATACTTTGAAAGGCAAGAATAACCCTCATTATCGGGAAGCCTTCAGTAGCTATACCGTCACAATTCACCTACCCCCTCCTGAATTTATAGGCTAATATATTTTCAACGTTTTGTTTTAACTTGTTCAGTCTGAATTGTTATAGATTGAACCTATTTTATTAGCTATAATGAATAAATTATTTGATTTTAAACATTTTAAAGGAGACTTGTTTGGTGGAATTACTGCCGGAATCGTTGCTTTACCTCTTGCATTAGCTTTTGGTGTAAGTTCTGGTCTGGGTCCAAGTGCGGGTCTTTATGGTGCTATTTTCGTTAGCTTTTTTGCAGCTTTATTTGGTGGAACCAATACACAAATTTCGGGACCAACTGCACCAATGACAGCAGTGAGTATGGTAGTAATTGCGGGGATCATCGCCGTGAATGACGGAGATGTGAACAAAGCGCTACCTGCAATTCTTACTGTGTTCCTCTTGGCGGGACTAATGCAGATTGGACTGGGGGTGCTAGGTATAGGGAAGTATATAAAGTATATACCCTATCCGGTAGTTTCAGGATTTATGACTGCAATAGGTATCATTATCTTGGTTACCCAGATTCTTCCGGCTGTTGGATATTATCCAAAGGAGGATGCCGAATTTGTAGATCAGTTTAAACCACTCGCGGAAGAGTTAATTTTAGAGAATATCCTCAGAGAAGAAGCAGGAGAAGGCATATTGGTTTTGGAAGATTTTGAAGAGACCATAAAACGTTCTGAAACCATTTCTCAAGCAGATATTTTAAAAGAGTCACAGACACTTGCAGCAGCGAACGCTTCCGGTGTAATTGGTTCGATTAAAATGCTTCCTAAAGCGCTAAATAATATTAATTGGCTGGAATTGCTATTGGCATTAGGAACCATATTAATTATTTATGGTTTTAAACGCATTACCACAGCGGTACCCAGTACCTTGGTTGCGTTGTTGGTCATGTCGGGGATAGCATATGGATTTAGCCTTGATTATCGTCCCATTGAGCAGATTCCAAGTGGATTGCCCCTTCCTAATCTGGAAATATTTACCGGATTCAGCCTTGCCAGTTTAACCCCTTATATTTTCACGGCACTTACACTTGCCTTACTGGGAGCAATAGATTCATTGCTCACTTCGGTGGTGGCCGATAATATGACTAAGACCAAGCATAAACCAAACAAGGAATTAGTGGGTCAAGGTATCGGAAATTCTATAGGTGCTATTTTTGGCGGAATTCCGGGAGCGGGAGCGACCATACGAACGGTGGTAAATATAAAATCGGGAGGAAAAACTCGTCTTTCGGGTATGATGGCCGGGGTTTTATTGCTGGTGATCCTTTTGTCACTAGGTCCGGTAGCTTCACAAATTCCCGCAGCAGTACTAGCTGGAATCCTTATCACGGTAGGAATTGGAGTTATGGATTATAAAGGGCTAAAAGCAATTCCTAATATGCCCAAAGCCGAAGTTATTATTATGATAATTGTATTGGTACTGTCTTCGGTATGGAATCTCGTGTATGCAGTAGGCATTGGTTTAGTGATTGCTTCACTTATGTTTATGAAGAAAATGGGCGACCTTACTGCCGAGCGGTCCGATGTAAAACCATTATTAAAGGAACAGGCCTGGGACGATGAACATAATTTTCCTGAAGCTTTAAAAGAAGAAGTCTTTATAAAGCACATTAAGGGCCCGTTGTTTTTTGGTTCTACTAGTGATTTTCAGCAACTAGCTCAGCAGGTTCCGAACACGGCAAAAACTGTGGTCATACGTTTAGATCGTATGCAATATATGGATCAATCCGGGTTATATGCCATGGAAGATGTTCTTGTAGATTTGTCCCGTAGAAATATAACGGTGTTGTTTGTGGATGTACAAACCCAGCCGCGATACATGATGGAACGAATTGATATTATACCCGATCTTGTTTCTGAAGACCGGATTTTTAAAACATTCAAAGAATGTTTAAAGTGGATTAATGAAAATGTAAAAGATAAATATTAAGATATGAAAGCACATACAAAAGAAACGCAGGCCACTATGACCCCTCAAAAGGCGTTGCAATTTTTAAAAGAAGGGAATGAAAGATTTCAAAATAATCTAAGAGCCAACAGAAACTTGTTGCAACAAGTAAATCAAACTACCGATGGACAGTTTCCGTTTGCTACCATTTTAAGTTGTATAGACTCCAGAGTTTCTGCCGAACTGGTATTCGATCAGGGGTTAGGAGATATTTTCAGTATTCGTATTGCGGGTAACTTTGTCAATGAAGATATTTTAGGAAGTATGGAATTTGCCTGCAAGCTTGCCGGGACTAAACTACTTGTAGTATTGGGACATACCAGTTGTGGGGCAGTAAAAGGGGCTTGTGATCACGCCAGACTTGGAAACCTCACTAAGCTTATAAATAAGATTGAGCCTGCGGTAGAAGCGGTAAACGAGCCTACAGACGAAAACCTTCGCAATTCTTCAAACCTGGATTTCGTAGATAAAGTTGCTGCAAAAAATGTGGAAATGGCTATAGATAATATCAGAAAAGAAAGCCCGATACTAAAAGAAATGGAGGAGAAAGGTGAGATTAAAATTGTGGGTGCTATGTATGATATAAGTACCGGAAGTGTTTCATTTAACTAAGTGAAGCAGGTTCTTTATTGAATTATAAATCCCGCCTTTTGGCGGGATTTTGCTTTTTACAAGAGAGGCTATCTTTGTATGGATAGCCTCTACACTTTTAAATCTAGTTGACAAAAACTAATCGATCTATGAAAAGTGCTGTTCAAAGAAAGGAGGTTTGTGTAGTCTTATTGTCACCTAAACTTTAAAAAAACATTAAGTTACATGAGATCGTTCCATACAACAATATTAATTACATAAAAAACTGAAAAACAAATATTTAAAAGTTTAATGTAAAATTAACGTTAAGTAAACCTTTCATAATTGTTAAGTATTTAATATATTTGAGTAAGCATTTATCAATTAAAAGATTCACTATGAAAAATACGTTAATACTTTTGGCATTGTTACTAACGGTGGGAGTTGCCTTCGGTCAAAAAATTAAAAAGGATACTTTCGTAAAAAATGGAGAGCTTATTGAAGCTACTTTGTATCATGACAATGGAGTGATCGCTCAGACCGGCTTTTACAATGCTCAGAATAAATTAACGGGTGAGTGGACAAGTTACGATACCTTAGGAAACAAAACAGCAGTTGGGACTTATGTGAATGGTGAAAAGACAGGAACCTGGTTTTTTTATCAGGGAAACGAGATCAAGGAGGTTTCGTATATGAACTCAAAGATCGCCAAGGTCAAATCATGGACATCCGGTGAAACCAGAGTTGTTTCTAACCGATAAAAATTAATAAGAGAAAAAAAGACCCTCTTTCAAGGGTCTTTTTTTGTTTAACACATTTAATAATCAATTAAAAAGTAAGACTATAACTCAGACTTATTTTTTGTCCGGGATTCCATTTACTATATATCTGATCTGTGGCGCCAAAAGATTCATAAATGCTTTCTATATCGTCATCCAACAAGTTTTCAAATCGTAAACCTATCGTAGACTGATTGTTTTCACCAAATCTTTTGGATATGTTTAATTTCACATTGTGAAAGGGTAAAGTGAAAACATCGGGGATATCTTCACTTCCAACAATTTGCAGGGTCTTACCCTGAGTGTTGTAAAAAACACCTCCCTGCCATCCGGAGTCTTCGTCTTCATAATTAAATCCAATATTAATTAGATAAGGTGACTGCCCCTGTAGCTGACGATTATCATCCAATGTTTCACCATCTCTCAAATTATCAAGCCGGCTTGATCGCTCGTCGGTACTGTATTCCTGTTGTGATTCAATTAAAGAAAGATTTACATTAAGGTCAATATTGCTTAATCCGGTAATAAAGCCAAGATTCTTCCGCACTTCTAGTTCACCTCCAAACACCATGGCATCTCCTAAATTTAATGGTGTAAACTGCCCGGTAGCTCCTCGGATAAACGAGAGCTCAATAGGATCTTTAAACGACTTGTAGAATCCGCTTACTGCAAAGAAATCACCACCTTCTCCATACTTTTCATACCGGATATCGAAGTTATCAATATATGAGGGCTGAACATGTATGTTTCCAATAAAGAATGTACTGTTTATAGGATCAAATATTTCAGCAAGTGAAGCTTCTTTAAACGACGGTCTAGCGGTTGTTCTTGAATAGGATGTTCTAATTTTTTTGTCTGCCTCTTCATTTAGATCGAAGATTAAATTGGCCGATGGGAAAAAATCGGACTTATCAATGATGGTTGTATCGTCAAAAATATCCCCTTGCTGGTTCTGTCCTGTATATATAAGATCATATTTTTCGAAGCGAACACCGAGAATAGCATTAAACCAGTTGTTTATCTTAAATTCTTCAGAAATATATGCCGCACCAATTGTGATCTCCGAATCGAAGGCATCAGATTCATTCGAATCCTCTCTTACATAAACCCCACTGTTGGTTTCAGCATCGTATATATTTTCTTCAGATAATAATGCATCGGGATCACCGCCAAATATCGTACTTGCTATGTTAATTAGGGGGAAGGAATATTTTTCAATCGAAAAATCACGTTGCTTATAGGTGTATGCTCCTCCAAATTTTAATTTCGCATCATAACCAAATAATTGATGTTTACGATCTATTCCAAGTTTCCCCGAAAGATTCACTTCTTCCAGATCTCTAAAATATCGGCTTGCGTCCCCTGATTCACTGGGTTCAATCGTAAATATTTCTTCATTGGTTTCAGGATCAATCGTTACTCGAAACGGAGTTACTCTAAAATCCTTGTCGTACACCAATGCAAGAGAGGGTGATAGCTTGTATTCAATGGTCCAGTTTCCTTCATCCAGCGAATGTTTTCCGCTGAAAAGCATATTGGAAATGGAACGTTGGGTATATATAAGGTTGTCTTTCTTTATATCGTTAGAATTATTTACCCGGTTCGACTGTCTGAAAATTGAGGCTTCAGATTCACCATTCTGGATATGCAGGAAATTGATTCGGTATTTAGACTTTTCAGTTTTAAAGGATAATCCAGCCAATCCGCTAATAAGCACGTTATTATTTCCAACTTCCCCGGTTTGAGTTCGGTCGGGACGCAACTCCAAGACAGAAGAATCCTGATCGTCCAGTCTAAAAACTTGCCCGTCTATATATTCATCATAATAAGCAGTTTCATTTCTGTAGGAAAGAGAAGCTAAAAATCCCAGTTTATTTTCTCCTATATCAAAGGAATTACCCGCAGTAGCCGAGAAGTTTACATCCATCAAACTTTTCTCACGCTGGGCAGCGAGTGTATTTTCAAAACGACGGGTTAAAATTTCAACTACTTCCCCGTTTTGTTGGGGTAAAGGGATTTCCTGAGCTGAAGGAATAGGATTATCACGAAGTCCGTCGTC is from Constantimarinum furrinae and encodes:
- a CDS encoding inorganic phosphate transporter yields the protein MENFYLFMLVALAVLAIADLIVGVSNDAVNFLNSAIGSKAISFKSIMIIASLGIFIGAVFSSGMMEVARKGIFVPGEFYFNEIMIIFMAVMITDILLLDFFNTLGMPTSTTVSIVFELLGAAVVVALIKISANDTQSWADLGNYINTDKATEIISGILLSVVIAFTVGALVQYLSRLIFTFHYEKKIRNFGALFGGFALTAIGYFIFLKGLKGTPYYGDFQGILENQTLLLIAGSFVFWTLFSYAFMKIFKKSILIFVIGIGTFGLALAFSGNDLVNFIGVPMAAYHSYEAWAASGEAATAFSMNILATKVPAEPMLLFIAGGVMVLTLWFSKKAKTVTDTEIGLSRQGEGHEKFKPNMLSRAIVKGSSKLSAGLGMILPKSTLENMNSRFEKPVVALPKSKSYELPAFDMIRASINLTVAGVLISIATSMKLPLSTTYVTFMVAMGTSLADRAWGRESAVYRVAGVLNVIGGWFFTAFSAFVAAGTLAFLINWNQQVMIPVLLLLAILLLIRNFMVHKKRSNVVTAPDKLKKAASSTVQGIIEESADTIVSVVKRTNKIYSDMLRGLAKQDTSRLKKSRKGVKKLDDEVEELRNHIFYFIKNLDETSVRGSNFYIIVLGYLTDVTQSLEYIAKASYKHVNNNHKALRFNQIKDLQEIDNTLEALLTEIESIFKNREIEKISSILDKKNELFRFVSEKIDKQIARTRTEESSPKNTTLYFSLLLETKDLVTALTNLLEEYYRSYKK
- a CDS encoding porin yields the protein MKCHYLTLVAMLCVCISANSQEITETKFGKGMLNLVAKDSSWSVKFAPRIQFRAMSQWDHDGDSYGKPEQNFLIRRARLKFDGFAYSPKLKYKIELGLSNRDISGANQFTGNAPRYILDAVIMWNFYENFELWAGQTKLPGNVERVVSSANLQLIDRSLLNSRFNIDRDLGIQIRHHANLSESFIIREKFALSQGEGRNIVSGNLGGHQYTGRIEVLPFGEFEGGGDYVQSDLKREKTPKLMLAATYDYNDDAVKTRSNLGSYMFTSTGLYKTDITTIFVDAMFKYDGLSIMAEYANRDADAPIAVEENGLPAMDAEGNPTGDVVLTGNAFNFQAGYLFKNNYEVAGRFTNLSFDPITGSDNSEQYTLGASKYIVGHKLKVQTDINYTSRGGEPDNIEFRIGFDLHF
- a CDS encoding TonB-dependent receptor is translated as MKKTLLHFFITFFISGLAFSQSGTISGKINDGEFNDVLAFANVIVKDTQKGTTSDFDGIYALELEAGTYTLVYSFVGYQTQEITDISVEAGGTTTINVTLNASAGQLDEVVVTATARQNTESAVLSFQKNSVVLLDGLSVESIKKSGASDIASAVKNVPGVSVQGGKFVYVRGLGDRYTKSILNGVDVPGLDPNRNTLQLDIFPTQILDNIIVIKSSTADQPADFTGGVVDIVTKDIPGSEQYSLSIGLGYNSDFHFKNDYLVDAKSGTDYLGFDDGLRDNPIPSAQEIPLPQQNGEVVEILTRRFENTLAAQREKSLMDVNFSATAGNSFDIGENKLGFLASLSYRNETAYYDEYIDGQVFRLDDQDSSVLELRPDRTQTGEVGNNNVLISGLAGLSFKTEKSKYRINFLHIQNGESEASIFRQSNRVNNSNDIKKDNLIYTQRSISNMLFSGKHSLDEGNWTIEYKLSPSLALVYDKDFRVTPFRVTIDPETNEEIFTIEPSESGDASRYFRDLEEVNLSGKLGIDRKHQLFGYDAKLKFGGAYTYKQRDFSIEKYSFPLINIASTIFGGDPDALLSEENIYDAETNSGVYVREDSNESDAFDSEITIGAAYISEEFKINNWFNAILGVRFEKYDLIYTGQNQQGDIFDDTTIIDKSDFFPSANLIFDLNEEADKKIRTSYSRTTARPSFKEASLAEIFDPINSTFFIGNIHVQPSYIDNFDIRYEKYGEGGDFFAVSGFYKSFKDPIELSFIRGATGQFTPLNLGDAMVFGGELEVRKNLGFITGLSNIDLNVNLSLIESQQEYSTDERSSRLDNLRDGETLDDNRQLQGQSPYLINIGFNYEDEDSGWQGGVFYNTQGKTLQIVGSEDIPDVFTLPFHNVKLNISKRFGENNQSTIGLRFENLLDDDIESIYESFGATDQIYSKWNPGQKISLSYSLTF
- a CDS encoding SulP family inorganic anion transporter, which translates into the protein MNKLFDFKHFKGDLFGGITAGIVALPLALAFGVSSGLGPSAGLYGAIFVSFFAALFGGTNTQISGPTAPMTAVSMVVIAGIIAVNDGDVNKALPAILTVFLLAGLMQIGLGVLGIGKYIKYIPYPVVSGFMTAIGIIILVTQILPAVGYYPKEDAEFVDQFKPLAEELILENILREEAGEGILVLEDFEETIKRSETISQADILKESQTLAAANASGVIGSIKMLPKALNNINWLELLLALGTILIIYGFKRITTAVPSTLVALLVMSGIAYGFSLDYRPIEQIPSGLPLPNLEIFTGFSLASLTPYIFTALTLALLGAIDSLLTSVVADNMTKTKHKPNKELVGQGIGNSIGAIFGGIPGAGATIRTVVNIKSGGKTRLSGMMAGVLLLVILLSLGPVASQIPAAVLAGILITVGIGVMDYKGLKAIPNMPKAEVIIMIIVLVLSSVWNLVYAVGIGLVIASLMFMKKMGDLTAERSDVKPLLKEQAWDDEHNFPEALKEEVFIKHIKGPLFFGSTSDFQQLAQQVPNTAKTVVIRLDRMQYMDQSGLYAMEDVLVDLSRRNITVLFVDVQTQPRYMMERIDIIPDLVSEDRIFKTFKECLKWINENVKDKY
- a CDS encoding carbonic anhydrase family protein; translated protein: MKAHTKETQATMTPQKALQFLKEGNERFQNNLRANRNLLQQVNQTTDGQFPFATILSCIDSRVSAELVFDQGLGDIFSIRIAGNFVNEDILGSMEFACKLAGTKLLVVLGHTSCGAVKGACDHARLGNLTKLINKIEPAVEAVNEPTDENLRNSSNLDFVDKVAAKNVEMAIDNIRKESPILKEMEEKGEIKIVGAMYDISTGSVSFN
- a CDS encoding toxin-antitoxin system YwqK family antitoxin → MKNTLILLALLLTVGVAFGQKIKKDTFVKNGELIEATLYHDNGVIAQTGFYNAQNKLTGEWTSYDTLGNKTAVGTYVNGEKTGTWFFYQGNEIKEVSYMNSKIAKVKSWTSGETRVVSNR